From a region of the Mycoplasma miroungigenitalium genome:
- a CDS encoding DEAD/DEAH box helicase, with translation MFSENEKRYKTILSNLLDVSPNDKAVFTKVDNNYFFDLHKLFSEETYRKIWNKKEFKIEIIEEKLKFASQQLSQAQNYEEALNLIEDFDLSISDFKLRLLKKDFEIGIKKITEELQMQFQKQSIKWKMFLNRAKEINEQTNIWPIHLGFMYIKVNIDGKSIYGPLFLKEAYVIIENARPKLYSNSDIKPNEKLLFLLNNDNFDLDTSMNISDLTIKDLIDFVKSEWENIYPNIPDIFGEFEKLSPENVLNESLEFCPGVVLGLFQPAGGYIRNRMMEIIKNDDVGKIIKIEFKKSNYTKAVDNLIFNPRSSIFKITPTNFSQDKAIASSLQQNTVIWGPPGTGKSQTIVNLLTNILVYGKTAVVCSQKKAALEVIRNRMGMLKPFCLFMLNSAEMSKKSFFKPLKEYIDYIEQFDSVSNLKALRVLSKKELRYIENIANFSQDIRFGEVAKILPTLNKYMGDLNIKRWEVLLNLPDTSFFKYPNECKFDSVKQIEKWMLKNNKLCWKFWSRKRKDAIKKAEKIFEEFNNTNININELKDISKDMDLDHFNFITSLLAILPPKDKPEVSDQNELKKYIAKLIIDRVENLSDEEKEDYGEFALTIRLGKTEPYKFVNRFSNLIKKLFPVIIVTPEADLSAWNKEEFDYAVLDESSQIFIEKGLPVLYLAKTKVLAGDDQQMKPSNWFGIRVTDEDSVYGITESLLDYALGLGIHSILLNKNYRSNHAALMTFSSKHFYKSSLDVIDSAHVNSSSKPIEVIEAGGEWIDNQNAVEAKIALDLISKSLKEYKKIILLCFNAKQQEAITKTIFENHPEIENALKSNQLLLRNIENIQGDEADLVIASLGYDSNAKIHSTYVGRPGGKNSLNVAISRAKEKMIVIKSLHSSDINVTFDNDDVYTFKKWLEFLELSDAERKEFLSIDLEETRTNTIDLSQHSNLFNEIHDYLLKCIENKPWIQLFVNNTLGTLNVDFSIKSNDQNIFSIVVDDYNYANNPAKYLEFQDLCKFIEAKNYKLFKLDRLNWEYIKQEITDLINNIVLNEQKLDDTLDNIEYIYPLVLTTTDSKETLVENGDAINETNDNSDIDQNGDFYPSVENKEIATITSDYQEKTIENSVNNEELEQISNTDDVNESSELRINDNKNLNFYKKLLLTSSIPTLNSLTVQDLNKPINDVFADQNDLNVILDKNEKKNENEINKDLNQSSNDDSDNIDITVDKEINEDGYWDIDAELMDVESDDDFDELFNEEISD, from the coding sequence ATGTTTAGTGAAAACGAAAAAAGATATAAAACAATTTTGAGTAATTTATTGGATGTTAGTCCTAATGATAAGGCGGTTTTTACAAAGGTTGATAATAACTACTTTTTTGATTTACATAAATTATTTAGTGAAGAAACTTATCGTAAAATTTGAAACAAAAAAGAATTTAAAATCGAAATCATAGAGGAAAAATTAAAATTTGCATCTCAACAGTTGAGCCAAGCGCAAAATTATGAAGAAGCATTAAATCTAATTGAAGATTTTGATTTATCAATCTCTGATTTTAAATTGAGATTATTAAAAAAAGATTTTGAAATTGGTATTAAAAAAATAACTGAAGAATTGCAAATGCAATTTCAAAAACAATCAATAAAATGAAAAATGTTTTTGAATAGAGCCAAGGAAATTAACGAACAAACTAATATTTGACCAATTCATTTGGGTTTCATGTATATAAAAGTAAATATTGATGGAAAATCAATTTACGGGCCATTATTTTTGAAGGAAGCTTATGTAATAATTGAAAATGCTCGTCCAAAACTTTATTCTAATTCAGATATTAAACCAAATGAAAAACTGCTATTCTTATTGAATAATGATAACTTTGATTTAGACACCAGTATGAATATTTCTGACTTAACAATCAAGGATCTTATTGATTTTGTTAAATCCGAATGAGAAAACATTTACCCTAACATACCGGATATTTTTGGTGAATTTGAAAAATTAAGTCCAGAAAATGTCTTGAACGAATCTCTTGAATTTTGCCCTGGTGTTGTCTTGGGTCTATTTCAACCCGCCGGCGGTTATATAAGAAATCGGATGATGGAAATAATCAAAAATGATGATGTTGGAAAAATTATTAAAATAGAATTCAAAAAATCTAATTACACTAAAGCGGTTGATAATTTAATTTTCAATCCTCGTAGCAGTATTTTTAAAATTACACCAACTAACTTTAGTCAAGATAAAGCTATAGCATCCTCATTGCAACAAAACACTGTAATTTGAGGTCCTCCGGGAACTGGTAAGTCGCAAACAATTGTTAACTTGCTAACTAACATTCTGGTTTATGGTAAAACTGCAGTAGTTTGTTCGCAAAAGAAAGCTGCTCTTGAAGTAATCCGTAATCGTATGGGAATGTTAAAACCATTTTGTTTATTTATGCTTAATTCAGCCGAAATGAGCAAAAAATCCTTTTTCAAACCCCTGAAAGAATATATTGATTATATTGAACAATTTGATTCAGTAAGTAATCTAAAAGCATTGAGAGTTCTAAGTAAAAAGGAACTTAGATATATCGAAAACATCGCAAATTTTTCTCAAGATATAAGATTTGGTGAAGTGGCAAAAATATTGCCAACTTTGAATAAATATATGGGTGATTTAAATATCAAACGATGAGAGGTTCTCTTGAATCTTCCAGACACTTCATTTTTTAAATATCCAAATGAATGTAAGTTTGATAGTGTTAAACAAATTGAAAAATGAATGCTTAAGAACAATAAACTTTGTTGAAAATTCTGATCGCGCAAAAGAAAAGATGCAATAAAAAAAGCAGAGAAGATTTTTGAAGAATTTAATAATACAAATATTAACATTAACGAATTAAAAGATATCAGCAAAGATATGGATTTAGATCATTTCAATTTCATAACATCGTTACTTGCAATTTTACCACCTAAAGACAAGCCTGAGGTTAGTGATCAAAACGAGCTAAAAAAATATATTGCTAAATTGATTATTGATCGTGTTGAAAATTTGAGTGATGAAGAAAAAGAAGATTATGGTGAATTTGCACTAACTATAAGATTAGGGAAAACGGAACCATATAAATTTGTTAATAGATTTTCTAACTTGATTAAAAAATTATTCCCTGTAATTATTGTCACTCCTGAAGCCGACTTATCTGCATGAAATAAAGAAGAATTTGACTATGCAGTGTTAGACGAGTCAAGCCAAATTTTTATTGAAAAAGGACTTCCGGTATTATATCTGGCGAAAACTAAGGTTTTAGCTGGCGATGACCAACAAATGAAACCATCAAATTGATTTGGCATCAGAGTCACCGATGAAGATTCTGTTTACGGTATAACTGAATCATTGTTAGACTATGCTTTAGGTTTGGGTATTCATAGTATTTTATTAAACAAAAACTACCGTTCAAATCATGCTGCCCTAATGACTTTTAGTTCTAAACATTTCTATAAATCGAGCCTTGATGTTATTGATTCTGCGCACGTTAATTCTTCATCTAAACCAATAGAAGTAATTGAGGCTGGTGGTGAATGAATAGATAATCAAAATGCAGTTGAAGCAAAGATTGCTCTTGATTTGATTTCTAAGAGCTTAAAAGAATACAAAAAAATAATTTTATTGTGTTTTAACGCCAAACAGCAAGAGGCGATAACTAAAACAATTTTTGAGAATCATCCCGAAATTGAAAATGCATTGAAATCTAATCAATTATTATTAAGAAATATTGAAAACATACAAGGCGATGAGGCTGATTTAGTAATTGCTTCTCTTGGTTATGATTCAAACGCTAAGATACATTCAACATATGTTGGTCGCCCAGGAGGCAAGAACTCATTGAATGTTGCAATATCAAGAGCAAAGGAAAAAATGATTGTTATCAAATCGCTTCATTCAAGTGACATTAATGTTACTTTCGATAATGATGATGTATATACATTCAAGAAATGATTGGAATTCTTGGAATTGTCTGATGCTGAACGCAAAGAATTTTTATCAATTGATTTAGAGGAAACTAGAACTAATACAATAGACTTATCACAACACAGTAATTTATTTAATGAAATCCATGATTATTTATTAAAATGCATTGAGAATAAGCCTTGAATTCAATTATTTGTAAATAACACACTTGGTACTTTAAACGTAGATTTCTCAATAAAATCTAATGACCAAAATATATTTTCAATTGTAGTTGATGACTATAACTATGCCAACAATCCTGCAAAATATTTAGAATTTCAGGATTTATGTAAATTTATTGAAGCAAAAAATTATAAATTGTTCAAATTAGATAGATTAAATTGAGAATACATTAAGCAAGAAATTACCGATTTAATAAATAACATAGTTCTTAATGAGCAAAAATTAGATGATACTTTAGATAATATTGAATATATATATCCTTTAGTATTAACAACTACAGATAGTAAAGAAACATTGGTTGAAAATGGTGACGCAATTAATGAAACCAATGATAATAGTGATATTGACCAAAATGGCGATTTTTATCCATCTGTCGAAAACAAAGAAATAGCAACAATTACAAGTGACTATCAAGAAAAAACTATTGAAAATTCTGTTAACAATGAAGAATTAGAACAAATTTCTAATACAGATGACGTTAATGAATCTAGTGAATTAAGAATTAATGATAATAAAAATCTTAATTTCTATAAGAAACTATTGCTTACATCTTCGATACCAACACTTAATTCGTTAACAGTTCAGGATTTAAATAAACCAATAAATGATGTTTTTGCCGATCAGAACGATTTGAATGTGATTTTGGATAAAAACGAAAAGAAAAATGAAAATGAAATCAATAAAGATTTAAATCAGTCTTCAAATGATGACTCCGATAACATTGATATCACAGTTGATAAAGAAATTAATGAAGACGGATATTGAGATATTGATGCTGAATTAATGGATGTTGAATCTGATGATGATTTCGATGAATTATTCAACGAAGAAATTTCTGATTAG